From one Tepidamorphus gemmatus genomic stretch:
- the dgcN gene encoding N-acetyltransferase DgcN, which yields MEIAHPYLLFLGDVPDDLAAKTAYGIVDWRRDWCLGQLRFPGCGADAELPDMGVGAAVAAGARTMIVGVVNPGGVLPEHWVSTIVEALDAGMDVASGLHVRLSSVPAIAEAAARNGRRLFDVRHSTERFTTGKGTRRPGRRILTVGTDCSVGKKYTALALEKAMRARGLDADFRATGQTGIFISGRGVSVDAVVADFISGAAEWLTPAADPNHWDVVEGQGSLFHPSFAGVTLGLLHGAQPDAFVVCHEPTRTSMRNVSHPLPSIREVIEATVYMGRLTNPDIRCVGISINTEKLGDAEARALCKDTAIEYGLPTTDPIRFGVEGIVERLIREFPAV from the coding sequence ATGGAAATCGCCCATCCATACCTGCTGTTCCTCGGCGATGTGCCGGACGATCTGGCGGCCAAGACCGCCTACGGCATCGTCGACTGGCGCCGGGACTGGTGTCTCGGTCAGCTGCGATTTCCAGGTTGCGGGGCCGACGCCGAGTTGCCCGACATGGGCGTCGGCGCTGCCGTGGCAGCCGGCGCTCGAACGATGATCGTCGGCGTCGTTAATCCCGGCGGCGTGCTGCCGGAGCACTGGGTCTCGACGATCGTCGAGGCGCTCGACGCGGGGATGGACGTGGCAAGCGGCCTGCACGTGCGCCTGAGCTCCGTGCCGGCCATCGCCGAAGCCGCTGCGAGGAACGGACGCAGGCTGTTCGACGTCCGTCATTCCACCGAGCGATTCACGACCGGCAAGGGCACCCGCCGACCCGGACGTCGCATCCTGACGGTGGGAACGGACTGCTCGGTGGGCAAGAAGTACACCGCGCTGGCGCTGGAGAAGGCGATGCGCGCGCGTGGCCTCGATGCGGACTTCCGTGCCACTGGCCAGACCGGCATCTTCATCTCGGGCCGAGGCGTATCGGTCGATGCCGTCGTCGCCGACTTCATCTCCGGCGCCGCCGAATGGCTGACCCCGGCCGCCGACCCTAACCACTGGGACGTCGTCGAGGGGCAGGGCTCGCTGTTCCACCCCTCCTTCGCGGGCGTGACGCTCGGCTTGCTGCATGGCGCCCAGCCGGACGCCTTCGTGGTCTGCCATGAGCCGACGCGGACCAGCATGCGCAACGTCTCGCACCCGCTGCCTAGCATTCGCGAGGTGATCGAGGCGACGGTCTACATGGGCAGGCTGACGAATCCCGATATCCGCTGCGTCGGGATCTCCATCAACACCGAGAAGCTCGGCGACGCCGAGGCGCGCGCGCTCTGCAAGGACACCGCGATCGAGTACGGCCTGCCGACGACGGACCCGATCCGCTTCGGCGTCGAGGGCATCGTCGAGCGGCTGATCAGGGAGTTTCCCGCAGTATGA
- a CDS encoding LysR substrate-binding domain-containing protein, translated as MPTLKQLRYLQALARERNFARAAASCHVSQPALSMQIKELEAELGTPLVERSRGTFSLTPVGREVVQRARQILIATDDLVAYARHAARPMSGQLRLGVIPTIAPYLLPRALPLMRERFPEIALELREAHTLALLDELSDGSLDLLLMSMPVEIAGIDTLPLFDDRFLLAVQTTPGIDERRRVDPASLASERLLLLSEGHCLRDQALALCRHADREALGELGATSLATIVQMVANGLGTTLLPEMAVDAEIRDNRITLLRFQDPEPVRTIGLAWRRASSRRREFVMIGEALRELVG; from the coding sequence TTGCCGACGCTCAAGCAGCTGAGATATCTCCAGGCCCTCGCCCGCGAGCGCAACTTTGCCCGCGCCGCGGCATCCTGCCACGTCAGCCAGCCGGCCTTGTCCATGCAGATCAAGGAGCTCGAGGCCGAGCTTGGCACCCCTCTCGTCGAGCGGTCGCGCGGCACGTTCTCCCTCACCCCGGTCGGCCGCGAGGTGGTGCAGCGGGCACGCCAGATACTGATTGCGACGGACGATCTCGTCGCCTATGCGCGCCATGCCGCCCGACCGATGTCGGGGCAGCTTCGGCTCGGAGTCATCCCGACCATCGCTCCGTATCTGCTGCCACGCGCCCTGCCGCTCATGCGCGAGCGGTTTCCCGAAATCGCGCTCGAGCTTCGCGAGGCCCATACGCTGGCACTGCTCGATGAACTGTCCGACGGCAGCCTCGACCTCCTGCTGATGTCGATGCCGGTCGAGATTGCCGGCATCGACACGCTGCCGCTGTTCGACGACCGGTTCCTGCTGGCCGTGCAGACCACCCCCGGCATAGACGAGCGCCGCCGCGTCGACCCGGCGAGTCTTGCGTCGGAACGGCTGCTGCTCCTCTCCGAAGGTCATTGCCTGCGCGACCAGGCGCTTGCCCTGTGCCGCCACGCGGACCGCGAGGCACTGGGCGAACTGGGTGCGACCAGCCTCGCGACGATCGTCCAGATGGTCGCCAACGGTCTCGGCACGACACTGCTGCCCGAGATGGCCGTCGATGCGGAGATCCGCGACAATCGCATTACACTGCTGCGCTTCCAGGATCCCGAGCCAGTCCGCACGATCGGACTGGCCTGGCGGCGCGCGTCGTCGCGCCGGAGGGAGTTCGTGATGATCGGCGAGGCACTGCGCGAGTTGGTCGGCTGA
- a CDS encoding MlaD family protein, translated as METRASPFIVGLFTLAVVAGAFGFVFWIGTYGDAAGRVSYRVVFSDEVTGLNKGSSVLFNGIKAGDVVDLSVARDDPAQVVALIQVDRQYPINVSTTAQLQFQGITGVAFIQLKTAQPDAKPLTEAWGESDEPPIIYAQKSTFQDLLEGAQSLMTKIDTIAGRLDNLIADNATAVTNTIRNIETFSGALAENSDAVSGFLADAGAAARRLNEVGARIDTLAENLNTIVAAIRPEEVRAIVGDVKTFTDALAANSSQVSRLAENAGEAAERLNSLAARLDGVAEDVAKVVSAVDPEALSRLVANVDRFTGTLAGKDKEIAQFIDDATATAAQLRETSQRLDALLARVDGMVGQDGDSVMTNISEAAKSFRTLADNLNSRLDTITASIERYGGGGLRDFQAFMSEGRQTLSNIDRMISNIERNPAGFISGRSPVPEYNPGRRF; from the coding sequence ATGGAAACACGGGCCAGCCCGTTCATCGTCGGATTGTTCACGCTGGCCGTCGTCGCCGGCGCGTTCGGTTTCGTCTTCTGGATCGGCACCTATGGCGATGCGGCCGGTCGGGTCAGCTACCGTGTGGTGTTCTCCGACGAGGTGACCGGGCTGAACAAGGGCAGTTCCGTGCTGTTCAACGGCATCAAGGCCGGCGATGTCGTCGATCTGTCGGTCGCCAGGGACGACCCCGCCCAGGTGGTTGCGCTGATCCAGGTGGATCGGCAGTACCCGATCAATGTCAGCACGACCGCCCAGCTGCAGTTCCAGGGCATCACGGGGGTCGCCTTCATCCAGCTGAAGACCGCCCAGCCCGACGCCAAGCCGCTCACCGAGGCGTGGGGCGAATCCGACGAGCCGCCGATCATCTATGCCCAGAAATCGACCTTCCAGGATCTGCTGGAGGGCGCACAGTCGCTGATGACGAAGATCGATACCATTGCCGGCCGCCTCGACAACCTGATCGCCGACAATGCCACTGCGGTCACCAATACGATCCGCAACATCGAGACATTCTCGGGTGCACTGGCCGAGAATTCCGACGCGGTGTCCGGCTTCCTGGCCGACGCCGGCGCGGCGGCGCGCCGCCTCAACGAGGTCGGCGCGCGGATCGACACGCTCGCCGAGAACCTCAACACCATCGTGGCTGCGATCCGCCCCGAGGAGGTGCGCGCCATTGTCGGCGACGTGAAGACGTTCACCGACGCGCTGGCCGCCAACTCCAGTCAGGTTTCGCGGCTCGCTGAGAATGCCGGCGAGGCTGCCGAGCGGCTGAACAGCCTCGCTGCCAGGCTCGACGGTGTCGCCGAGGACGTTGCCAAGGTGGTTTCAGCCGTCGATCCGGAGGCGCTGTCGCGCCTGGTCGCAAATGTCGACCGGTTCACCGGCACGCTGGCCGGCAAGGACAAGGAGATCGCCCAGTTCATCGACGACGCCACCGCGACCGCGGCGCAGTTGCGCGAGACCTCGCAGCGGCTCGACGCGTTGCTCGCTCGTGTCGACGGCATGGTGGGACAAGACGGCGACAGCGTGATGACCAACATCAGCGAGGCGGCAAAATCGTTCCGCACGCTCGCCGACAACCTCAACTCGCGGCTGGACACGATCACAGCCTCGATCGAGCGTTATGGCGGCGGGGGACTGCGCGACTTCCAGGCCTTCATGTCGGAAGGGCGCCAGACGCTGAGCAACATCGACCGGATGATCTCGAACATCGAACGCAATCCGGCCGGATTCATTTCTGGACGCTCGCCGGTGCCCGAATACAATCCGGGCCGACGGTTCTGA
- a CDS encoding ABC transporter permease, which translates to MDQRPAVTAVGEGETLRLAASGVWTVAEAERLDGELRRFAAPAAGTRRAAIDLSGIERLDTAGAWLLHRTAKELAAHGIDVVYTGIGPSREILFEEVEKADQPPPPPRREPPILKRLVSDTGEAVIEAGSDLVQITGLLGQAMTIMFGLLVRPWRLRLTSVTFHLEQMCLRAVPIVALICFLIGGIILQQGAYQLRYFGAEVLSIDLTGILVLREIGVLLTAIMIAGRSGSAITAEIGSMKMREEVDALRTLALDPVEVLIVPRLIALILALPLLTFVADIAALTGAGIVAWIYIDMPPASFLPYLKNAVAVNTFMVGLIKAPFMAIVIGMIACLEGLQVKGSAESLGRQTTSSVVKSIFMVIVLDGLFAMFFAAIDY; encoded by the coding sequence ATGGATCAGCGTCCGGCGGTTACCGCCGTTGGGGAAGGCGAGACGCTGAGGCTGGCCGCGAGCGGGGTCTGGACCGTTGCCGAAGCCGAGCGCCTCGACGGTGAACTGCGCCGTTTCGCCGCGCCGGCAGCCGGCACACGGCGCGCCGCGATCGATCTCAGCGGCATCGAGCGACTGGACACTGCGGGTGCATGGCTGCTGCACCGCACCGCCAAGGAGCTCGCTGCCCACGGCATCGACGTCGTCTATACCGGCATCGGGCCCTCCCGCGAGATCCTGTTCGAGGAGGTGGAGAAGGCCGACCAGCCGCCGCCTCCGCCGCGCCGGGAGCCGCCGATCCTCAAGCGCCTTGTCAGCGATACCGGCGAGGCGGTCATCGAAGCGGGCTCGGACCTCGTTCAGATCACCGGCCTGCTCGGCCAGGCGATGACGATCATGTTCGGCCTTCTGGTGCGGCCCTGGCGTCTGCGGCTTACCTCGGTCACCTTCCACCTCGAGCAAATGTGCCTGAGGGCGGTGCCGATCGTCGCGCTGATCTGCTTCCTGATCGGCGGCATCATCCTGCAGCAGGGTGCTTACCAGCTCCGCTACTTCGGAGCGGAGGTGCTGTCGATCGACCTGACCGGCATCCTGGTGCTGCGCGAGATCGGCGTGCTGCTCACCGCGATCATGATCGCCGGACGTTCGGGCAGCGCCATCACCGCCGAGATCGGCTCGATGAAGATGCGCGAGGAAGTTGATGCGCTGCGCACCCTCGCGCTCGACCCCGTCGAGGTGCTGATCGTGCCGCGGTTGATCGCGCTGATCCTGGCGCTGCCGCTGCTGACCTTCGTCGCCGACATCGCCGCCCTGACGGGGGCCGGCATCGTCGCGTGGATCTATATCGACATGCCGCCGGCCAGTTTCCTGCCCTATCTGAAGAACGCGGTCGCCGTGAACACGTTCATGGTCGGCCTGATCAAGGCGCCGTTCATGGCCATCGTCATCGGGATGATCGCCTGCCTCGAAGGGCTGCAGGTCAAGGGAAGCGCCGAGTCGCTTGGCCGCCAGACGACTTCCTCGGTGGTGAAGTCGATCTTCATGGTCATCGTTCTGGACGGACTGTTCGCGATGTTCTTTGCGGCGATCGACTACTGA
- the cydB gene encoding cytochrome d ubiquinol oxidase subunit II, whose translation MDLTLDYYLPVIWAVIIASAVGLYVILDGFDLGIGILFPFARKEEDRDLMMNSVAPFWDGNETWLILGGGGLWVAFPLAYSIVMPALYLPVIVMLLALIFRGVSFEFRWVAKPKHRHWDIAFAAGSTVAAFCQGLILGGLIQGIEVQDRQYVGGSWDFLTPFSVLCGVGLVAGYALLGATWLRGRVEGPVADRAAHLAKRAMLAVLAFIAAVSIWTPLAFEPIADRWFSTPNIYFLWPVPVLTALLGLGLWVGLHRPAGYSPFFFSIGLFLLSYLGLAISTFPLLVPPSVTIWEAAAVPASQIFSLIGVTFMLPIVLGYTVFVYWTFRGKVRPGEGYH comes from the coding sequence ATGGACCTGACGCTGGACTACTACCTGCCGGTCATCTGGGCGGTCATCATCGCGTCTGCGGTCGGTCTCTACGTCATTCTCGACGGCTTCGACCTCGGTATCGGCATCCTGTTTCCCTTCGCGAGGAAGGAGGAGGATCGCGACCTGATGATGAATTCGGTCGCCCCGTTCTGGGACGGCAACGAGACCTGGCTGATCCTTGGCGGCGGCGGGTTGTGGGTCGCCTTTCCGCTCGCCTACTCGATCGTCATGCCGGCGCTGTATCTGCCGGTCATCGTCATGCTGCTGGCGCTGATCTTCCGCGGAGTCTCATTCGAGTTCCGCTGGGTGGCCAAGCCCAAGCACCGCCATTGGGACATTGCCTTCGCCGCGGGATCGACGGTGGCGGCGTTCTGCCAGGGACTGATCCTCGGCGGTCTGATCCAGGGTATCGAGGTGCAGGATCGCCAGTACGTGGGCGGCAGCTGGGATTTCCTGACCCCCTTCTCGGTGCTGTGCGGAGTCGGCCTCGTGGCAGGCTATGCGCTGCTGGGGGCGACGTGGCTTCGCGGCCGTGTCGAAGGCCCGGTCGCCGATCGCGCGGCGCATCTCGCCAAGCGGGCGATGCTGGCCGTGCTGGCGTTCATCGCGGCGGTCAGCATCTGGACACCGCTCGCCTTCGAGCCGATCGCCGATCGCTGGTTCTCGACCCCGAACATCTACTTCCTGTGGCCGGTGCCGGTGCTGACCGCGCTGCTCGGCCTCGGTCTGTGGGTCGGGCTGCACCGGCCGGCCGGATACAGTCCGTTCTTTTTCAGCATCGGCCTGTTCCTGCTCTCCTATCTCGGACTCGCCATCTCGACGTTTCCGCTGCTGGTGCCGCCGAGCGTCACGATCTGGGAGGCGGCCGCCGTTCCGGCGAGTCAGATCTTCTCGCTGATCGGCGTGACCTTCATGCTGCCGATCGTGCTCGGCTACACCGTGTTCGTCTACTGGACCTTCCGCGGCAAGGTCCGTCCGGGCGAAGGTTATCACTGA
- a CDS encoding ABC transporter ATP-binding protein, whose translation MADRHDEQEAIIRARGLTVGFGETNILENLDLDVYRGEILGVVGGSGTGKSVLLRTLVGLVPKRAGRVEMFGTDIDAVSLAERRAVERRWGILFQQGALFSSLTVKQNVQVPMREHLHLPQRLMDELAMLKIAMVGLQPDAAEKYPSELSGGMIKRAALARALALDPDLVFLDEPTSGLDPIGAADFDDLISKLRETLGLTVFMVTHDLDSLFSICDRIAALGKKRILVAGDLRTVMDFPDPWIHEYFQGKRARAVKVPDLA comes from the coding sequence ATGGCAGACCGGCACGACGAGCAAGAGGCGATCATCCGCGCCCGCGGTCTGACCGTCGGCTTCGGCGAGACGAACATCCTCGAGAATCTCGACCTCGACGTCTATCGCGGCGAGATTCTGGGGGTTGTCGGCGGATCGGGCACCGGCAAGTCGGTGCTGTTGCGCACCCTGGTCGGACTGGTGCCAAAGCGGGCCGGCCGTGTCGAGATGTTCGGCACCGACATCGATGCGGTCTCGCTTGCCGAGCGTCGGGCCGTGGAGCGGCGCTGGGGCATCCTGTTCCAGCAGGGCGCGCTGTTCTCGTCGCTGACCGTCAAGCAGAATGTCCAGGTGCCGATGCGTGAGCATCTGCACCTGCCGCAGCGGCTGATGGACGAACTGGCAATGCTCAAGATCGCCATGGTCGGGCTGCAGCCGGACGCAGCCGAGAAATACCCGTCCGAACTGTCCGGCGGCATGATCAAGCGGGCGGCACTGGCGCGCGCGCTGGCGCTCGATCCGGATCTCGTGTTCCTCGACGAGCCGACCTCCGGTCTCGACCCGATCGGCGCGGCCGATTTCGACGACCTCATCTCCAAGCTGCGCGAGACTTTGGGTCTGACGGTTTTCATGGTAACCCACGACCTCGACAGCCTGTTCTCGATCTGTGACCGAATTGCCGCGCTCGGCAAGAAGCGCATCCTGGTCGCGGGCGACCTGAGAACTGTTATGGATTTCCCCGATCCCTGGATACATGAGTATTTCCAGGGAAAGCGCGCCCGGGCCGTGAAGGTCCCGGACTTGGCTTGA
- a CDS encoding ABC-type transport auxiliary lipoprotein family protein, translating to MLACVLMVGGCALGAKPAPATFDLAAPRSVPGSGSTSIQFAVTEPTVVGALNSERIVVRPAPAAITYLSGAQWSDRAPKLVQARLIDTFRNSGRVRSVGMPGGAVVNDIGLVTDLQDFHIDAQQGIAVVTIAVRIVSDQSGRVIASRTFTASTPISGSRAEDMVAALNASFDKVATDLVVWTLDRI from the coding sequence ATGCTCGCCTGCGTCCTGATGGTGGGCGGGTGTGCGCTCGGCGCCAAGCCGGCGCCGGCCACATTCGACCTCGCGGCGCCTCGGTCCGTTCCGGGCTCCGGTTCGACCAGCATCCAGTTCGCCGTGACCGAGCCGACGGTGGTCGGCGCGCTCAATAGCGAGCGCATCGTCGTTCGGCCGGCACCCGCCGCGATCACCTATCTGAGCGGCGCGCAATGGAGCGACCGGGCACCGAAGCTCGTGCAGGCGCGGCTGATCGATACGTTCCGCAATTCAGGCCGGGTACGGTCGGTCGGGATGCCGGGCGGCGCCGTCGTCAACGACATCGGGCTGGTCACGGATCTCCAAGACTTCCATATCGATGCGCAGCAGGGCATTGCGGTCGTGACGATTGCCGTGCGGATCGTCAGTGATCAGTCCGGCCGCGTCATCGCCTCACGTACCTTTACCGCGTCGACCCCGATCTCCGGCAGCCGGGCCGAGGACATGGTCGCGGCGCTCAACGCCTCGTTCGACAAGGTCGCCACCGACCTGGTGGTGTGGACGCTCGACCGGATCTGA
- a CDS encoding cytochrome ubiquinol oxidase subunit I → MDMDAVMLARIQFAFTVSFHIIFPSLTIGLAAWIATLLVMWRRTGREHYYNLARFWTRIFAVSFAMGVVSGIVLSYQFGTNWSRFSDVVGNVVAPLIGYEVLTAFFLEATFLGIMLFGWNRLPPWLHVTAAICVAVGTTLSAFWILSANSWMQFPAGHVVRDGIAYPDDWLKIIFSPTFHWRFLHMLTAAYLTTCFVVIAVGARYLIAGKHREHALTMLRMGLGMAMVLAPLQAFFGDSSGQSVRVHQPAKLAAIEGHWDGDEPGPVPLILFAIPNEKEERNDFQIAVPYLGSIILTHSLDGTFPGLKQFAPEDRPPVWGPFFGFRVMVGIGVLMILVAWWGGYLWRRGRLGEVTLFTRVAALMWPTGFIAVLAGWLVTENGRQPWVATGILRTADAASPVSYTAVLTTLILFVVVYSVVFSFGIYYINRLINRGPVDAPPVGATGLPSRPITGMGRRPGSEIAEVEV, encoded by the coding sequence GTGGACATGGATGCGGTCATGCTGGCGCGGATACAGTTCGCGTTCACGGTATCGTTCCACATCATCTTTCCCAGCCTGACGATCGGCCTCGCCGCCTGGATCGCGACGCTTCTCGTGATGTGGCGGCGCACCGGGCGCGAGCACTATTACAACCTTGCGCGCTTCTGGACCCGCATCTTCGCCGTGTCCTTCGCGATGGGCGTGGTCTCGGGGATCGTGCTCTCCTACCAGTTCGGCACCAACTGGAGCCGCTTCTCCGACGTGGTCGGCAACGTCGTCGCGCCGCTAATCGGCTATGAGGTGCTGACCGCGTTCTTCCTAGAGGCGACGTTCCTCGGCATCATGCTGTTCGGCTGGAACCGGTTGCCGCCCTGGCTGCACGTGACCGCGGCGATCTGCGTCGCCGTCGGAACGACGCTGTCGGCGTTCTGGATCCTGTCGGCAAACAGCTGGATGCAGTTTCCGGCTGGCCACGTCGTGCGGGACGGCATCGCCTATCCCGACGACTGGCTGAAGATCATCTTCAGCCCGACCTTCCACTGGCGGTTCCTGCACATGCTGACCGCCGCATACCTGACCACCTGTTTCGTGGTCATTGCGGTTGGTGCCCGCTATCTCATCGCCGGCAAGCATCGCGAGCATGCGCTGACGATGTTGCGAATGGGGCTCGGCATGGCGATGGTGCTGGCGCCGCTGCAGGCGTTCTTCGGGGATTCCTCGGGTCAGTCGGTACGCGTCCATCAGCCGGCCAAGCTCGCCGCCATCGAAGGGCACTGGGACGGCGACGAGCCCGGTCCGGTACCGCTGATCCTGTTCGCCATCCCCAACGAGAAGGAGGAGCGGAACGACTTCCAGATCGCGGTGCCCTATCTCGGCAGCATCATCCTCACCCACTCGCTGGATGGGACGTTCCCCGGCCTGAAGCAGTTTGCCCCGGAAGACCGGCCGCCGGTCTGGGGGCCGTTCTTCGGATTCCGCGTCATGGTCGGGATCGGCGTCCTGATGATCCTCGTCGCCTGGTGGGGCGGCTACCTGTGGCGGAGGGGGCGGCTGGGCGAGGTGACGCTGTTTACCCGTGTCGCCGCGTTGATGTGGCCGACGGGCTTCATCGCGGTGCTGGCCGGCTGGCTGGTCACGGAGAATGGGCGGCAACCATGGGTTGCCACCGGTATCCTGCGCACGGCGGATGCCGCCTCCCCGGTCTCCTACACTGCGGTGCTGACCACGCTGATCCTGTTCGTCGTGGTCTATTCGGTCGTGTTCTCGTTCGGCATCTACTACATCAACCGCCTGATCAATCGCGGTCCCGTCGACGCTCCACCGGTCGGAGCGACGGGACTGCCGAGTCGTCCGATCACCGGCATGGGGCGCAGGCCCGGATCCGAAATCGCCGAGGTGGAGGTGTGA
- the katG gene encoding catalase/peroxidase HPI, whose amino-acid sequence MDAKVDDSMGKCPFGHRSGARTNRDWWPNQLDLSGLHRNSSLSNPMSEGFNYAEEFKKLDYQALKKDLLDLMTDSQDWWPADFGSYAGLMIRMAWHSAGTYRIFDGRGGAGSGQQRFAPLNSWPDNANLDKARRLLWPIKKKYGNKISWADLMVLAGNVALESAGFKPFGFAGGRVDVWEPEEVNWGYETAWLGTDRRFSGDRELAKPFGATHMGLIYVNPEGPDGKPDPVAAAKDIRETFARMAMNDEETVALIAGGHTLGKAHGAGDPSLVGPEPEAAPIEAQGLGWISAYGSGMAGDTITGGPEVTWTQTPTKWNNYFFENLFKYEWELTKSPAGAYQWVAKGGDNEIPDAFDPNKRHRPTMLTTDLALRFDPIYEKISRRFLENPDQFADAFARAWFKLTHRDMGPKSRYLGPEVPAEDLLWQDPVPPVDHELVDARDIAELKERILASGIPLPQLVYTAWSAAASFRGTDKRGGANGGRLRLAPQKDWEVNQPEQLAHVLRTLEAIQTDFNDAQTGDKKISLADLIVLAGTAAVEQAARNAGHNIEVAFTPGRTDASQDQTDVAAFEVLEPIADGFRNYMKGDFDVSPEELLIDKAELLTLTAPEMTVLVGGMRVLDANFQQSRHGVFTDRPGTLTNDFFVNLLDMGTVWKPSAVEKGVYEGRDRRTGELKWTATRVDLIFGSHSQLRALAEVYAQDDSEEKFVRDFAAAWTKVMNADRFDIAR is encoded by the coding sequence ATGGATGCGAAGGTAGATGACAGCATGGGCAAATGCCCCTTCGGACATAGGTCCGGTGCCAGGACGAACAGGGACTGGTGGCCGAACCAGCTCGATCTCTCCGGCCTGCACCGCAACTCCTCCCTGTCCAATCCGATGAGCGAGGGGTTCAACTATGCCGAGGAGTTCAAGAAGCTCGACTACCAGGCCCTGAAGAAGGACCTGCTCGATCTGATGACCGATTCGCAGGACTGGTGGCCGGCCGATTTCGGCTCCTACGCGGGGTTGATGATCCGCATGGCCTGGCACAGTGCCGGCACCTATCGGATCTTCGACGGCCGGGGCGGAGCTGGCTCGGGCCAGCAGCGCTTCGCGCCGCTCAACTCCTGGCCGGACAATGCCAACCTCGACAAGGCGCGCCGGCTGTTGTGGCCGATCAAGAAGAAGTACGGCAACAAGATCTCCTGGGCCGACCTGATGGTGCTCGCCGGCAACGTCGCCCTGGAATCGGCCGGCTTCAAGCCGTTCGGGTTTGCGGGCGGCCGCGTCGACGTGTGGGAGCCGGAGGAGGTCAACTGGGGCTACGAGACCGCATGGCTGGGGACCGATCGGCGCTTCTCCGGTGACCGTGAGCTCGCCAAGCCGTTCGGCGCCACCCACATGGGGCTCATCTACGTCAATCCGGAGGGCCCGGACGGCAAGCCGGATCCCGTTGCTGCGGCCAAGGACATTCGCGAGACCTTCGCGCGCATGGCGATGAACGACGAGGAGACGGTGGCGCTGATCGCCGGCGGCCACACGCTCGGCAAGGCCCATGGTGCGGGCGATCCGTCGCTGGTCGGCCCCGAACCCGAGGCCGCGCCGATCGAGGCGCAGGGCCTCGGCTGGATCAGTGCCTACGGGAGCGGCATGGCCGGCGACACCATAACCGGCGGCCCCGAGGTGACGTGGACGCAGACCCCCACCAAGTGGAACAACTACTTCTTCGAGAACCTGTTCAAGTACGAGTGGGAGCTGACCAAGAGCCCGGCCGGCGCCTATCAGTGGGTGGCCAAGGGCGGCGACAACGAGATTCCGGATGCCTTTGATCCGAACAAGCGGCATCGCCCGACGATGCTGACCACCGACCTGGCGCTGCGCTTCGACCCGATCTACGAGAAGATCTCGCGGCGCTTCCTCGAGAATCCGGATCAGTTTGCCGACGCCTTCGCGCGGGCCTGGTTCAAGCTGACCCATCGCGACATGGGGCCGAAGTCGCGCTATCTCGGCCCGGAAGTTCCGGCCGAGGATCTGCTGTGGCAGGATCCGGTACCGCCGGTCGACCACGAGCTGGTCGATGCTCGCGACATCGCCGAGCTGAAGGAGAGGATTCTCGCCTCGGGCATTCCCCTCCCGCAGCTGGTCTATACGGCCTGGTCGGCGGCCGCCTCGTTCCGCGGAACCGACAAGCGCGGCGGCGCCAATGGCGGTCGCCTCCGCCTGGCGCCGCAGAAGGACTGGGAGGTCAACCAGCCCGAGCAGCTCGCCCATGTCCTGCGCACCCTCGAGGCAATACAGACGGACTTCAACGACGCGCAGACCGGCGACAAGAAGATCTCGCTGGCCGATCTGATCGTGCTGGCGGGCACGGCGGCGGTGGAACAGGCCGCCAGGAATGCCGGTCACAACATCGAGGTCGCCTTCACGCCGGGCCGGACGGATGCCTCGCAGGACCAGACCGACGTGGCCGCCTTCGAGGTGCTGGAACCGATCGCCGACGGGTTCCGCAACTACATGAAGGGGGATTTCGATGTCTCGCCGGAGGAATTGCTTATCGACAAGGCGGAGCTCCTGACGCTCACCGCGCCCGAAATGACGGTGCTCGTCGGCGGCATGCGTGTGCTCGATGCGAACTTCCAGCAATCCAGGCATGGCGTGTTCACCGACCGGCCGGGCACGCTGACCAACGACTTCTTCGTGAACCTGCTCGACATGGGTACGGTCTGGAAGCCGTCGGCCGTGGAGAAGGGCGTGTACGAAGGACGTGACCGGCGCACCGGCGAGCTGAAATGGACGGCGACGCGAGTCGATCTGATCTTCGGTTCGCATTCGCAGCTGCGCGCGCTGGCCGAGGTCTATGCCCAGGACGACTCCGAGGAGAAGTTCGTGCGCGATTTCGCGGCGGCTTGGACCAAGGTGATGAACGCCGACAGGTTCGACATCGCCCGATAA